The following are from one region of the Leucobacter sp. Psy1 genome:
- the arr gene encoding NAD(+)--rifampin ADP-ribosyltransferase yields the protein MTEPLDEGPFFHGTRAQLRAGDLLTAGYNSNYRPEIVMNHVYFTALSDGAGLAAEIAALEGIPHVYEVEPTGAFENDPNVTDKKFPGNPTRSYRSREPLRVVREVTEWTRLAPEALHAWRERLAALRSDPDAEIIN from the coding sequence TGAGCCGCTCGACGAAGGGCCCTTCTTTCACGGGACTCGGGCTCAGCTGCGCGCCGGAGACCTGTTGACGGCGGGGTACAACTCGAACTACCGGCCCGAGATCGTGATGAATCACGTCTACTTCACTGCGCTGTCCGACGGAGCCGGGCTCGCGGCCGAAATCGCAGCGCTCGAGGGGATCCCGCACGTCTACGAGGTCGAGCCGACGGGCGCGTTCGAGAACGATCCGAACGTCACGGACAAGAAGTTCCCTGGCAATCCCACGCGGTCGTATCGGAGCAGGGAACCGCTCAGGGTGGTGCGTGAGGTTACCGAGTGGACGCGACTGGCCCCCGAGGCGCTGCACGCATGGCGGGAGCGCCTCGCCGCGCTCCGTTCGGACCCCGACGCGGAGATCATCAACTGA
- a CDS encoding VOC family protein has translation MPTTSFYPVLMSQDVAAAATFYRELLEFETTFESDWYISTRTGAFELAILAHDHPTIPEAYRSLPSGVLVNLEVDDVDALHDRLTTNPAVEVVQALRDEDFGQRHFILAAPDGVLLDVIQPIAPNSDFAAAYA, from the coding sequence ATGCCCACCACGAGCTTCTACCCCGTCCTCATGTCGCAGGACGTCGCCGCTGCCGCGACGTTCTACCGGGAGCTTCTCGAGTTCGAGACGACGTTCGAGTCCGACTGGTACATCAGCACGCGCACCGGCGCCTTCGAACTGGCGATCCTGGCGCACGATCACCCCACCATCCCCGAGGCATATCGATCGCTCCCGAGCGGGGTACTCGTGAACCTCGAGGTCGACGACGTCGACGCCCTGCACGATCGCCTCACCACGAACCCGGCGGTCGAGGTCGTCCAAGCGCTGCGCGACGAGGACTTCGGGCAGCGACACTTCATCCTCGCGGCGCCGGACGGCGTGCTCCTCGATGTGATCCAGCCAATCGCGCCGAACAGCGACTTCGCCGCCGCCTACGCCTGA
- a CDS encoding TetR/AcrR family transcriptional regulator has translation MPRATAAAAALTADRILEAATELFANRGFAEISLDDVARAAEVTRGAVYHHYRSKTGLFEAVVERLQSEVADAVVAAAERAGDSPEDQLCAGSHAFLDAITSGSAARTLLIDAPAVIGWQEWRRLDVEHSAAHLRDALRDAGVSSDQLEATTALLSGAMNETAVWIMQQEDAGSARAQAHRALDGLLGAYVSVDPASS, from the coding sequence ATGCCTCGTGCGACCGCAGCCGCTGCTGCTCTCACTGCCGATCGGATTCTCGAGGCGGCGACCGAGCTGTTCGCGAACCGGGGCTTCGCGGAGATTTCGCTCGACGATGTCGCCCGGGCCGCGGAGGTGACCAGGGGCGCCGTGTACCACCACTATCGGAGTAAGACAGGACTTTTCGAGGCAGTCGTAGAGCGGTTGCAGTCCGAGGTCGCCGACGCCGTCGTCGCAGCGGCGGAACGCGCGGGGGACTCGCCGGAGGATCAACTCTGCGCCGGATCCCACGCCTTTCTCGACGCGATCACGTCGGGGTCCGCGGCACGGACGCTGCTCATCGACGCTCCCGCGGTCATCGGTTGGCAGGAATGGCGCCGGCTCGATGTCGAGCATTCGGCGGCGCACCTCCGCGACGCGCTCAGGGATGCCGGAGTCTCATCTGACCAGCTCGAGGCGACGACCGCGCTGCTCTCGGGAGCCATGAATGAGACGGCCGTCTGGATTATGCAGCAGGAGGATGCGGGATCCGCGCGAGCGCAGGCGCACCGCGCGCTCGATGGGCTGCTCGGCGCTTATGTCTCAGTCGACCCCGCTTCGAGCTGA
- a CDS encoding helix-turn-helix transcriptional regulator: MSDNDSDDDRVFKALASPVRRRMLDALRVSSLTTGALCGHLSDLDRTTVLQHPRVLEDAELVTGRKAGRERHLSLAPLPIKRLHDRWISGYMSAAVDLLDQLEAGSTET, translated from the coding sequence GTGAGCGACAATGACTCCGACGATGATCGGGTGTTCAAGGCGCTCGCGTCACCCGTACGGCGCAGAATGCTCGACGCGCTGCGGGTTTCATCCCTCACGACGGGCGCGCTTTGCGGGCACCTGTCCGACCTGGATCGCACGACCGTCCTCCAGCACCCCCGCGTACTCGAGGATGCGGAACTCGTGACCGGACGGAAGGCGGGACGCGAACGCCACCTCTCCCTTGCTCCCCTGCCGATCAAGCGCCTCCACGACCGCTGGATCAGTGGCTACATGAGCGCCGCGGTCGACCTGCTGGATCAGCTCGAAGCGGGGTCGACTGAGACATAA
- a CDS encoding sodium:alanine symporter family protein — protein MDVVNEWLLTWGDRYWSWIVLPVVIGLGLYFTVRSGVVQFRLIPEMFRTLRDKTPRDESGEPQSVSAFQAFTISAASRVGVGNIAGVGTAIAMGGPGAVFWMWLMAFVGGASSFIESSLAQLYKTRDKDGFRGGPAYYMQRGLGARWMGILFAVVLIVCFPIAFSSLQANTIQATVAGSFSEDTSGWLPWTVGVTLAVLMGLVIFGGVRRIASVTQTLVPLMALLYLLLGLVIVALHIDRIPDVFAAIFTQAFGPNEIVGAALGYIILTGVKRGMFSNEAGLGSAPNAGASAAVTHPVKQGLVQTLGVYFDTFLVCSITAFIVLVSVPDLSNAEQGIVLTQGAIVGTLGGWSNVLLTVIIFLLAFSSILGNYYYGQTNIEFITMRSGVLLGYRLFTIVAVLAGSVVSADVVWNFADGAMGIMALINLIAIALLSGVAFRLLKDYMQQRREGRDPVFTRDRLPDLKNVEMWESELSVTGPIDISERDSLRR, from the coding sequence ATGGATGTTGTGAACGAGTGGCTGCTCACCTGGGGCGACCGGTACTGGTCGTGGATCGTGCTCCCCGTAGTGATCGGTCTGGGCCTGTACTTCACCGTGCGATCGGGGGTGGTGCAGTTCCGGCTGATCCCGGAGATGTTCCGCACGCTCCGCGATAAGACTCCCAGGGATGAATCCGGGGAGCCGCAGTCGGTCTCCGCGTTCCAAGCGTTCACCATTTCGGCTGCATCCCGCGTCGGAGTGGGCAACATTGCCGGCGTAGGCACCGCCATCGCCATGGGTGGCCCCGGCGCAGTGTTCTGGATGTGGCTCATGGCCTTCGTCGGCGGAGCCTCGAGTTTCATCGAATCCTCACTGGCTCAGCTCTACAAGACTCGAGATAAGGACGGGTTCCGAGGCGGTCCCGCCTATTACATGCAGCGCGGTCTCGGTGCTCGGTGGATGGGTATCCTCTTCGCGGTCGTCCTCATCGTTTGCTTCCCGATCGCCTTCAGCTCGCTGCAGGCCAACACCATCCAGGCGACCGTGGCAGGAAGCTTCAGCGAAGACACGAGCGGCTGGCTGCCCTGGACCGTCGGTGTGACGCTCGCGGTACTCATGGGCCTCGTGATCTTCGGGGGTGTGCGGCGCATCGCATCGGTGACGCAGACCCTCGTGCCGCTCATGGCATTGCTGTACCTGCTCCTCGGGCTGGTCATCGTGGCGCTGCACATCGACCGGATCCCCGACGTGTTCGCCGCGATCTTCACTCAGGCATTCGGACCGAACGAGATCGTGGGCGCTGCGCTCGGCTACATCATCCTGACCGGCGTGAAGCGCGGCATGTTCTCCAACGAAGCCGGCCTCGGTTCAGCCCCTAACGCAGGCGCGAGTGCGGCCGTCACGCATCCGGTCAAGCAGGGTCTCGTGCAAACGCTCGGCGTCTACTTCGATACGTTCCTCGTGTGCTCGATCACAGCGTTCATCGTGCTGGTGTCGGTGCCGGATCTGTCCAATGCTGAGCAGGGGATCGTGCTCACGCAGGGGGCGATCGTCGGCACGCTCGGCGGGTGGTCGAATGTTCTGCTCACGGTCATCATCTTCCTGCTCGCGTTCAGCTCGATTCTCGGCAACTACTACTACGGGCAGACCAATATCGAGTTCATCACCATGCGATCCGGCGTGCTGCTCGGGTATCGCCTGTTCACCATCGTGGCGGTGCTTGCCGGCTCGGTCGTGTCGGCAGACGTGGTGTGGAACTTCGCCGACGGGGCAATGGGTATCATGGCGCTCATCAACCTCATCGCCATCGCGCTGCTCTCGGGAGTGGCCTTCCGCTTGCTGAAGGACTACATGCAGCAGCGACGCGAGGGGCGGGATCCGGTGTTCACCCGCGACCGTTTGCCTGATCTCAAGAATGTCGAGATGTGGGAGAGCGAGCTCTCCGTGACCGGTCCGATCGACATTTCTGAAAGGGACTCGCTCCGGCGCTAA
- a CDS encoding aldo/keto reductase family oxidoreductase produces MRTLTLPGLEQAVSNVVLGLMRIQEKSDDEVRRLVGTARDAGVTFLDHADIYGSTLHGCERRFGEALRLTPSDREQWTIQSKTGIVKDGPYFDFSYAHIMESVHGSLEALGTDYLDILLLHRPDALVEPDEVARAFDELSAAGKVRAFGVSNHTPRQIDLLRTSVTQPIVANQMQLSITHAPMIAQGVAANMEGLDQAIVRDDGIVDYCRLNGITIQAWSPFQSKFFDGPFLGSDRYPELNAVIDRLAAQYDVPAEAIAVAWITRHPAQMQVVLGTTTPERVTAAALGSDLPLTRAEWYELFRAAGYTVP; encoded by the coding sequence ATGCGGACTCTCACCCTCCCCGGCCTCGAGCAGGCCGTCTCGAACGTCGTGCTCGGCCTCATGCGCATCCAGGAGAAATCGGACGACGAGGTGCGCCGGCTCGTGGGCACGGCTCGCGACGCCGGGGTCACGTTCCTCGACCACGCCGATATCTACGGGTCGACCCTGCACGGCTGCGAGCGCCGGTTCGGGGAAGCGCTCCGGCTGACGCCATCGGATCGGGAGCAGTGGACGATCCAGTCCAAGACCGGCATCGTGAAGGACGGCCCGTACTTCGACTTCTCGTACGCGCACATCATGGAGTCCGTGCACGGGTCGCTCGAGGCGCTCGGCACCGACTATCTCGACATCCTGCTGCTGCACCGGCCCGATGCGCTCGTCGAACCCGACGAGGTCGCACGCGCCTTCGACGAGCTGTCAGCAGCCGGCAAGGTCCGGGCGTTCGGCGTCTCCAATCACACGCCGCGTCAGATCGACCTGCTCCGCACGAGCGTCACCCAGCCGATCGTCGCCAACCAAATGCAGTTGTCGATCACGCACGCGCCGATGATCGCCCAGGGCGTCGCCGCGAACATGGAGGGGCTCGACCAGGCCATCGTGCGCGACGACGGCATCGTCGACTACTGCCGCCTCAACGGCATCACGATCCAGGCCTGGTCGCCGTTCCAATCGAAGTTCTTCGACGGTCCATTCCTGGGGTCCGATCGCTACCCCGAGCTGAACGCCGTGATCGACCGCCTCGCCGCGCAGTACGATGTGCCCGCGGAGGCGATCGCGGTCGCGTGGATCACCCGCCACCCGGCCCAGATGCAGGTGGTACTCGGCACCACCACGCCGGAGCGCGTGACTGCTGCGGCGCTCGGATCCGACCTGCCACTCACCCGCGCCGAGTGGTACGAGCTCTTCCGCGCTGCCGGGTACACGGTGCCGTGA